In Pseudonocardia sp. C8, one genomic interval encodes:
- a CDS encoding aldehyde dehydrogenase, whose translation METAPTFFINGSWVPPSTDATIDLVSPATEEVYGTAALAAEADVDAAVTAARAAFDRGPWPRMPLADRIAALQGFLEVYRPRHEELAALVTREMGSPISLSRVMHATVPQLIVEAFLDMAPSYPFRQVRRSAVGNALVTREPVGVVAAVIPWNTPHSVAMLKLMPALLAGCTVVLKPAQETPLDAVLLAECVEAAGLPPGVVNVLTADRQVSERLVTHPGVDKVSFTGSTAAGRRIAALCGHDVRRVTLELGGKSAAVVLDDADMDTVVRAVGATSIRNTGQACSNKTRLLVSRRRADELVERVADLLSSLRVGDPADPATEVGPLVSARQRERVEGYIETARAEGAKLVVGGGRPAGCDRGWFVEPTLFAEVTPAMTIAREEIFGPVLSVLVYDDEDHAVALANDSSYGLNGSVFSTDTERGLAVASRIRTGTVELNGHLVGFHAPIGGFKCSGLGREAGWEGFDPYTEIRSIGVPPDVADVLERG comes from the coding sequence GAGGCCGACGTGGACGCGGCGGTGACCGCCGCCCGGGCGGCGTTCGACCGCGGGCCGTGGCCGCGGATGCCGCTCGCCGACCGGATCGCGGCCCTCCAGGGGTTCCTCGAGGTCTACCGGCCGCGGCACGAGGAGCTCGCGGCGCTGGTGACCCGGGAGATGGGGTCTCCCATCAGCCTGTCCAGGGTCATGCACGCGACGGTCCCGCAGCTGATCGTCGAGGCCTTCCTGGACATGGCCCCGTCGTACCCGTTCCGGCAGGTCCGCCGGTCGGCGGTCGGCAACGCCCTGGTCACCCGGGAACCGGTCGGTGTGGTCGCCGCGGTCATCCCGTGGAACACGCCGCACTCGGTCGCGATGCTCAAGCTGATGCCGGCCCTGCTGGCCGGCTGCACGGTGGTCCTGAAGCCGGCCCAGGAGACCCCGCTCGACGCGGTCCTGCTCGCCGAGTGCGTCGAGGCCGCGGGGCTGCCGCCCGGGGTGGTCAACGTGCTCACCGCGGACCGGCAGGTGTCCGAACGGCTGGTGACCCACCCGGGCGTCGACAAGGTCAGCTTCACCGGATCGACCGCGGCTGGTCGGCGGATCGCGGCGCTGTGCGGGCACGACGTCCGCCGGGTGACCCTGGAGCTGGGCGGCAAGTCCGCGGCCGTCGTGCTCGACGACGCCGACATGGACACCGTCGTGCGGGCGGTCGGGGCGACCTCGATCCGCAACACCGGCCAGGCCTGCAGCAACAAGACCCGCCTGCTGGTGTCCCGGCGTCGGGCGGACGAGCTCGTCGAACGGGTGGCCGACCTGCTGTCGTCGCTGAGGGTCGGCGACCCGGCCGATCCGGCGACCGAGGTCGGGCCGCTGGTGTCGGCCCGCCAGCGGGAACGGGTGGAGGGCTACATCGAGACGGCCCGGGCCGAGGGGGCGAAACTGGTCGTCGGCGGCGGCCGGCCGGCCGGGTGCGACCGCGGATGGTTCGTCGAGCCCACGCTGTTCGCCGAGGTCACGCCCGCGATGACGATCGCCCGCGAGGAGATCTTCGGCCCTGTCCTGTCCGTGCTGGTCTACGACGACGAGGACCACGCCGTCGCTCTCGCCAACGACTCGTCCTACGGGCTGAACGGCTCGGTGTTCAGCACCGACACCGAGCGCGGGCTGGCGGTCGCGAGCCGCATCCGCACCGGCACCGTCGAGCTCAACGGACACCTGGTCGGCTTCCACGCGCCGATCGGCGGGTTCAAGTGCAGCGGTCTGGGGCGTGAGGCGGGGTGGGAGGGGTTCGATCCCTACACCGAGATCCGGTCGATCGGGGTACCACCCGACGTCGCCGACGTGCTGGAACGCGGCTGA
- a CDS encoding MFS transporter → MKARRVGPAVVIGTTLEWFDFYLYASMAALVFGKVFFPSDDSAISTLAAFATFAVGFLARPLGGVLFGILGDKIGRKAVLSLSLLLMGVASGLIGLLPSYASIGVAAPVLLVVLRILQGFGASAELGSAITVAYEHADEKTRGRYAALPALGAQIGLLAASLTVTAVTSFGDEFLYTWGWRIPFVASFGLVAIGYWIRRSMPETPEFERVATEERTRKSARLFADLLRSDWRGLAVVAAIYGGYAAISYTFKTFSLSYLSEFQDVPANVGSFGITLASAVAIVVVPILGRLCDRFDLRRIMLIGAVGVLLLAFPMFWILDTGRPVLIWGLLIVGTGVLAPLMIVAASPYMAQQFPTDVRSSGLGAGREISGAAAGGLAPLAALTMVTVSPGNATWGVSLLLMGCAALVIVGLFFDQKPRVEQRTRAAADPDVNVEPQASR, encoded by the coding sequence ATGAAGGCCAGGCGTGTGGGTCCCGCGGTGGTGATCGGCACGACCCTGGAGTGGTTCGACTTCTACCTGTACGCCTCCATGGCCGCCCTGGTCTTCGGGAAGGTCTTCTTCCCCTCGGACGACTCGGCGATCAGCACCCTGGCGGCGTTCGCGACCTTCGCCGTCGGGTTCCTGGCCCGCCCGCTCGGTGGCGTGCTCTTCGGCATCCTGGGTGACAAGATCGGGCGGAAGGCCGTCCTGTCGCTCAGCCTGCTCCTGATGGGTGTCGCGTCCGGGCTGATCGGCCTCCTGCCGTCGTACGCGTCGATCGGCGTGGCCGCCCCGGTCCTGCTCGTCGTCCTGCGGATCCTGCAGGGCTTCGGGGCGAGCGCGGAACTGGGCAGCGCCATCACCGTCGCCTACGAGCACGCGGACGAGAAGACCCGGGGACGCTACGCTGCGCTGCCCGCGCTCGGCGCCCAGATCGGGCTGCTGGCCGCCTCGCTGACAGTCACGGCCGTGACCAGTTTCGGGGACGAGTTCCTCTACACCTGGGGCTGGCGGATCCCGTTCGTCGCCAGCTTCGGGCTGGTCGCGATCGGGTACTGGATCCGTCGCTCGATGCCGGAGACGCCGGAGTTCGAACGGGTCGCCACCGAGGAGCGCACGCGCAAGAGCGCGCGGCTGTTCGCCGACCTGCTGCGGTCGGACTGGCGCGGGCTGGCGGTCGTGGCGGCGATCTACGGTGGCTACGCCGCGATCTCCTACACCTTTAAGACCTTCTCGCTGTCCTACCTCAGCGAATTCCAGGACGTCCCGGCGAACGTCGGGTCGTTCGGCATCACGCTGGCGAGCGCGGTGGCGATCGTGGTGGTCCCGATCCTCGGCCGGCTGTGCGACCGGTTCGACCTCCGCCGGATCATGCTGATCGGTGCGGTGGGCGTGCTCCTGCTGGCGTTCCCGATGTTCTGGATCCTCGACACCGGCCGGCCGGTCCTGATCTGGGGCCTGCTGATCGTCGGCACCGGCGTCCTCGCCCCGCTCATGATCGTCGCGGCGAGCCCGTACATGGCACAGCAGTTCCCGACCGACGTCCGGTCCTCGGGGCTCGGTGCCGGTCGCGAGATCAGCGGTGCCGCCGCGGGCGGGCTCGCCCCGCTGGCCGCGCTGACCATGGTCACCGTGTCGCCCGGGAACGCGACCTGGGGCGTGTCCCTGCTGCTCATGGGCTGCGCCGCTCTCGTCATCGTCGGGTTGTTCTTCGACCAGAAGCCACGCGTCGAGCAGCGGACGCGCGCGGCGGCCGACCCCGATGTCAACGTCGAGCCCCAGGCCTCCCGATAG
- a CDS encoding MmgE/PrpD family protein, with amino-acid sequence MPEPLVDQLAGFATAADTAALPAAVVSESKRILLDSLGCAVASHGERGADIAVRYAQVLGGHADEASIIGTDLRTTQLGAAFANAELINALDQDAVLPPGHVTPYVLPGALAAAEAGGVPGARLLAAIAVSHEISYRIGKATDYLRDMKDGVVTIPPVIGYSSTIFGAAAAIGVTRGYERETVADALGIAGSTVPVNAQRAWMMHAPATTIKYQLAGGMAWTALTAASLAEFGHRGDRRILDDAEYGFPRFIGTKRWVPEPITDGLGSDWRFTAEQAFKPYPHCRVMHGIFDALTEIVDTHDLKPDEIESITAYGESFVQQPTWVNTDVTEARDAEFSMTHGLAVAAHRVPPGKDWLAPELVRSESVLALMNRSRFEPHPDFTDALSGHVSARPSRVEVTAHGETHVGERNFPKGVSSPDPSTYMTDDELAAKFRHNVAGVLSDADAEAVVAAVTDLENVDDVRVIMERLRPA; translated from the coding sequence ATGCCGGAACCCCTCGTCGACCAGCTCGCCGGGTTCGCGACGGCGGCGGACACCGCCGCGCTGCCCGCCGCCGTCGTCTCGGAGTCCAAGCGCATCCTGCTGGACTCGCTCGGGTGCGCCGTCGCCTCGCACGGTGAGCGCGGCGCGGACATCGCCGTGCGCTACGCGCAGGTCCTGGGTGGCCACGCCGACGAGGCGTCGATCATCGGGACGGACCTGCGCACCACGCAGCTCGGGGCCGCCTTCGCGAACGCGGAGCTGATCAACGCGCTCGACCAGGACGCCGTGCTGCCGCCCGGCCACGTCACCCCCTACGTGCTCCCCGGTGCGCTGGCGGCCGCCGAGGCCGGTGGGGTGCCGGGTGCGCGCCTGCTCGCCGCGATCGCGGTGTCCCACGAGATCTCCTACCGGATCGGGAAGGCCACCGACTACCTGCGCGACATGAAGGACGGCGTCGTCACGATCCCGCCGGTGATCGGCTACAGCAGCACGATCTTCGGCGCGGCGGCCGCGATCGGTGTCACCCGCGGGTACGAGCGGGAGACGGTGGCCGACGCGCTGGGCATCGCCGGCAGCACGGTGCCGGTCAACGCGCAGCGGGCGTGGATGATGCACGCCCCCGCCACGACGATCAAGTACCAGCTCGCCGGCGGGATGGCCTGGACCGCGTTGACCGCGGCGTCCCTGGCCGAGTTCGGCCACCGCGGGGACCGGCGGATCCTCGACGACGCCGAGTACGGCTTCCCGCGGTTCATCGGGACCAAGCGGTGGGTGCCCGAGCCGATCACCGACGGCCTCGGGAGCGACTGGCGGTTCACCGCCGAGCAGGCGTTCAAGCCCTACCCGCACTGCCGGGTCATGCACGGGATCTTCGACGCCCTGACCGAGATCGTGGACACCCACGACCTGAAGCCCGACGAGATCGAGTCGATCACCGCGTACGGGGAGAGCTTCGTCCAGCAGCCGACCTGGGTGAACACCGACGTCACCGAGGCGCGGGACGCCGAGTTCAGCATGACCCACGGTCTGGCCGTCGCCGCCCACCGGGTACCGCCGGGCAAGGACTGGCTCGCCCCCGAGCTGGTGCGCAGCGAGTCGGTGCTGGCGCTGATGAACCGGTCGCGGTTCGAGCCGCACCCGGACTTCACGGACGCGCTGTCCGGACACGTGTCCGCCCGGCCATCGCGGGTCGAGGTCACCGCGCACGGCGAGACCCACGTCGGCGAGCGGAACTTCCCGAAGGGGGTCTCCTCGCCCGACCCGTCGACGTACATGACCGACGACGAGCTGGCCGCGAAGTTCCGGCACAACGTCGCCGGGGTCCTGTCCGACGCGGACGCCGAGGCCGTGGTCGCCGCGGTCACCGACCTCGAGAACGTCGACGACGTGCGGGTGATCATGGAGCGGCTCCGGCCGGCGTAG
- a CDS encoding LuxR C-terminal-related transcriptional regulator, with protein sequence MDVPDGRLPVREIVEVDTMQRTPAVQGGGEDTVLTPALGYELLGLRADVGAALGLDLDRLPVDRLSGGVAKRELGRLWGVVLDESFRAADSGTVSGPRHAELLQLLGRIRNLETEVSEFRAGRAHPSYGRIAAALASVREARTVDDFLSRVPEAGCRLGFDRVLVSRVTDSTWNLHTMCVVRDPRWAEEIVATGRAAPPDLHGGIVEGEVAEHAEARLLLDAQRSHRVDRALIEITRSTSYGVAPLIVHGEVAGLLHGDRYHQGRDVNATDRALLSLMAEGLGHTLGRLAMVEGLEALRGCADRLLTHVPPGPAPAGPAPTGPASQGNRVPLLTTREAEVMDLLAHGRSNRVIGRELLISERTVKSHVTQILRKLGVTSRSEAIAAWLRRDVTG encoded by the coding sequence GTGGACGTCCCGGACGGACGGCTCCCGGTGCGGGAGATCGTCGAGGTGGACACCATGCAGCGCACGCCGGCCGTCCAGGGCGGGGGTGAGGACACGGTCCTCACCCCCGCCCTGGGGTACGAACTGCTCGGCCTGCGCGCCGATGTGGGTGCCGCCCTCGGGCTCGACCTGGATCGGCTGCCGGTGGACCGCCTCTCCGGGGGCGTCGCCAAGCGCGAGCTCGGCCGGTTGTGGGGTGTGGTCCTGGACGAGTCGTTCCGGGCGGCCGACTCGGGCACGGTGAGCGGTCCGCGCCACGCCGAGCTGCTCCAGCTCCTCGGGCGGATCCGGAACCTCGAGACCGAGGTGAGCGAGTTCCGCGCCGGTCGCGCGCACCCGTCCTACGGCCGCATCGCCGCGGCACTGGCGTCGGTCCGTGAGGCGCGCACGGTCGACGACTTCCTGAGCCGCGTCCCGGAGGCGGGCTGCCGGCTGGGCTTCGACCGCGTCCTCGTCTCCCGAGTGACGGACTCGACGTGGAACCTCCACACCATGTGCGTGGTGCGTGATCCCCGCTGGGCCGAGGAGATCGTGGCCACCGGCCGGGCTGCCCCACCGGACCTGCACGGTGGGATCGTCGAGGGCGAGGTCGCCGAGCACGCCGAGGCGCGCCTGCTGCTGGACGCGCAGCGCAGCCACCGGGTGGACCGGGCGCTGATCGAGATCACGCGTTCGACGTCGTACGGGGTCGCGCCGCTGATCGTGCACGGTGAGGTCGCAGGCCTCCTGCACGGTGACCGCTACCACCAGGGCCGCGACGTCAACGCCACCGACCGGGCACTGCTGTCGCTGATGGCGGAGGGACTGGGTCACACGCTCGGCAGGCTCGCCATGGTCGAGGGCCTGGAGGCGCTGCGCGGGTGCGCCGACCGGCTCCTCACCCACGTCCCGCCCGGTCCCGCACCGGCCGGTCCCGCACCGACCGGCCCCGCGTCGCAGGGCAACCGGGTCCCGCTGCTCACCACCCGGGAGGCCGAGGTGATGGACCTGCTGGCGCACGGGCGGTCGAACCGCGTCATCGGCCGCGAGCTGCTCATCTCGGAGCGGACGGTCAAGTCCCACGTCACGCAGATCCTGCGCAAGCTCGGGGTGACCAGCCGCAGCGAGGCGATCGCGGCCTGGCTTCGCCGCGACGTCACCGGCTGA
- a CDS encoding hydantoinase/oxoprolinase family protein — MTEQRGSTDWMVGIDVGGTFTDIIGLHRTTGEIRDGKVLSTRQQEEGVLQALAAIDVAVDEVAEIVHGHTVGINALLSRAGARTALLATRGHRDLLDIGRMHREFGNRFYDPTWLRPHQERPVVEREDRIGVPERILHDGEVRLALDEDAVRAAARELAGREIEAVGICFMNSYRNPEHEQRAAKILAEELPGAYVQTSALYPVTKEHERTTTVALDAYVGPAVVGYLNRLADALAAQRFTGTLWIMMTNGGVATYEAAGKAPVFQLVSGPVGGVTGSIGLARQSAHRNLLTMDVGGTSTDVAAIRDAQTPLTDLWTLETGLTLTMPLVDVESVGSGAGSIIGRNALGKIAVGPRSAGSVPGPVCYGTGGTEPTLTDACLVLGVLQPDLFADGRIRPDLDAARAALEEVGATWGMSGIELAEAAYQVACEDIAAKIRTISVYRGLDVREFALLPFGSAGPMLADQVGQILGVETVVVPATPGQFSALGLLQSDLRATTAQSVMTPLLPGSAAEIESGFAGLESRLTEELTGQGVDIAGLSFDRALFGMYRGQTWDNRLPLGAGRITEETLPRIVADFHAFYQDSYGFSAPEIPVVASTLEVTAVIPRPHRVPSVAPEPGGSLLAHRTLRVPGAGESVEVPVHVRERLDPGERVPGPAIVAERFATTVVLPGRCARVDDDGLLIIENQR; from the coding sequence GTGACCGAGCAACGAGGCTCCACCGACTGGATGGTCGGCATCGACGTCGGAGGCACGTTCACCGACATCATCGGGCTCCACCGGACGACCGGTGAGATCCGGGACGGCAAGGTGCTCTCGACCCGGCAGCAGGAAGAGGGGGTCCTGCAGGCGCTCGCGGCGATCGACGTCGCCGTCGACGAGGTGGCCGAGATCGTGCACGGCCACACGGTCGGCATCAACGCGCTGCTGAGCCGGGCCGGCGCCCGGACCGCGCTGCTCGCGACCCGCGGGCATCGCGACCTGCTCGACATCGGGCGGATGCACCGCGAGTTCGGCAACCGGTTCTACGACCCGACCTGGCTGCGCCCGCACCAGGAACGCCCGGTGGTCGAGCGGGAGGACCGGATCGGCGTACCCGAGCGCATCCTGCACGATGGCGAGGTCCGGCTCGCGCTCGACGAGGACGCGGTGCGCGCCGCCGCTCGCGAGCTGGCCGGCCGGGAGATCGAGGCGGTCGGGATCTGCTTCATGAACTCCTACCGCAATCCCGAGCACGAGCAGCGCGCCGCGAAGATCCTCGCCGAGGAGCTCCCGGGCGCGTACGTCCAGACCTCCGCGCTGTACCCGGTCACGAAGGAACACGAGCGCACGACCACGGTCGCGCTCGACGCCTATGTCGGCCCGGCCGTCGTCGGCTACCTGAACCGCCTCGCTGACGCGCTCGCCGCGCAGAGGTTCACCGGCACGTTGTGGATCATGATGACGAACGGCGGGGTCGCTACCTACGAGGCCGCCGGCAAGGCGCCCGTCTTCCAGCTTGTGTCCGGGCCGGTCGGCGGGGTCACCGGCAGCATCGGCCTGGCACGCCAGTCCGCCCACCGCAACCTGCTCACGATGGACGTCGGCGGGACCAGCACCGACGTGGCGGCGATCCGGGACGCGCAGACCCCCCTGACCGACCTGTGGACCCTGGAGACCGGGCTGACCCTGACGATGCCGCTGGTCGACGTCGAGAGCGTCGGGTCGGGAGCCGGCAGCATCATCGGCCGCAACGCGCTCGGCAAGATCGCGGTCGGCCCCCGGTCGGCCGGGTCGGTCCCGGGCCCGGTCTGCTACGGGACCGGCGGCACCGAGCCGACGCTGACCGACGCCTGCCTGGTCCTCGGCGTGCTGCAGCCGGACCTGTTCGCGGACGGCCGGATCCGTCCGGACCTCGACGCGGCCCGCGCGGCGCTCGAGGAGGTCGGGGCGACCTGGGGGATGAGCGGGATCGAGCTCGCCGAGGCGGCCTACCAGGTGGCTTGCGAGGACATCGCGGCGAAGATCCGCACGATCTCGGTCTACCGCGGGCTCGACGTCCGGGAGTTCGCGCTGCTGCCGTTCGGGTCGGCCGGGCCGATGCTCGCCGACCAGGTGGGGCAGATCCTCGGCGTGGAGACGGTCGTCGTGCCCGCCACGCCCGGTCAGTTCTCCGCACTGGGCCTGCTGCAGAGCGACCTGCGCGCGACGACGGCACAGTCGGTGATGACCCCGCTGCTCCCCGGTTCCGCCGCGGAGATCGAGTCCGGGTTCGCCGGCCTGGAGTCGCGGCTGACCGAGGAGCTGACCGGGCAGGGCGTCGACATCGCCGGGCTGAGCTTCGACCGGGCCCTGTTCGGGATGTATCGCGGTCAGACCTGGGACAACCGGCTGCCCCTCGGGGCCGGCCGGATCACCGAGGAGACCCTGCCGCGGATCGTCGCCGACTTCCATGCCTTCTACCAGGACTCCTACGGCTTCTCGGCCCCGGAGATCCCGGTGGTCGCCTCCACCCTCGAGGTCACCGCGGTGATCCCGCGCCCGCACCGGGTGCCGTCCGTGGCCCCGGAGCCGGGCGGGTCGCTGCTGGCGCACCGCACGCTGCGGGTGCCCGGCGCGGGGGAGAGCGTCGAGGTCCCGGTCCACGTCCGGGAACGGCTCGACCCCGGCGAGCGGGTGCCCGGCCCCGCGATCGTGGCCGAGCGGTTCGCCACGACCGTCGTCCTCCCCGGGCGGTGCGCGCGCGTCGACGACGACGGCCTCCTGATCATCGAGAACCAGCGCTGA
- a CDS encoding hydantoinase B/oxoprolinase family protein — protein sequence MTISAEIPSAPAEFELDILRYGLIEVAREMNDALMRSAFSPVCRDILDCTTAIHARGDDGWETVAQWEGCMQHAFTSPHIVNFVMDEFDLDALQAGDVIFVNDPWRGTIHQSDVNLLRPVFVDGRIEFMLHSTSHLVDLGGPIPGGFSNGTQTAFEEQIKLPPSLLYANDVPVRPLFNFILENNRVPQLVLGDLRALHGCLVVGERQLQSLIERGGIEKVKAAGRYAVEATEQSMRRGIADIPDGDYTVEDFLDEDGVTDEPIPVRVTVKVRGDSMEIDFSGSGRQPLGNCGTAWCEAVRCIEAVKLMVDPATPVNSGTLRPIETLLPQGSVVCVLPPSSCSNHADIGSRCINAVASALSDAIGDRSIACDTGTALVVSVGGIDTRRGHEGNPWGAFALAGGGWGGTWKSDGVSFCVTPIGNCRTSVQEHVEIESPLIVAQHEMLLDTAGAGEYRGGLGSVYTLTAQSDTVVTITCDRIRVGAPGAAGAGPGSPAFGWYIAGFDLARHGDPLDLRGAEPLFGMFDDDGRPDPNDGGFCRGARYDTGKFSGMVLKAGDAVRFVIGGGGGWGDPLRRDPDLLESDLRNGLYSPEFLALAFGAVVVDGRIDRDATAARRAELTRRRDAGQWSVPIAAPVNWTL from the coding sequence ATGACCATCTCGGCCGAGATCCCCTCCGCACCCGCGGAGTTCGAGCTCGACATCCTGCGCTACGGCCTCATCGAGGTCGCCCGCGAGATGAACGACGCCCTCATGCGCAGCGCATTCTCCCCGGTCTGCCGGGACATCCTGGACTGCACGACGGCGATCCACGCCCGCGGTGACGACGGGTGGGAGACCGTCGCCCAATGGGAGGGCTGCATGCAGCACGCCTTCACCTCACCGCACATCGTCAACTTCGTGATGGACGAGTTCGACCTCGACGCCCTGCAGGCCGGGGACGTCATCTTCGTCAACGACCCGTGGCGCGGGACCATCCACCAGTCCGACGTCAACCTGCTGCGCCCCGTGTTCGTGGACGGCCGGATCGAGTTCATGCTGCACTCGACCTCGCACCTGGTCGACCTCGGTGGACCGATCCCCGGGGGCTTCTCCAACGGGACGCAGACGGCGTTCGAGGAGCAGATCAAGCTGCCGCCGTCGCTGCTCTACGCGAACGACGTACCGGTCCGTCCGCTGTTCAACTTCATCCTCGAGAACAACCGGGTCCCGCAGCTGGTCCTCGGTGACCTGCGCGCCCTGCACGGCTGCCTCGTCGTCGGCGAGCGTCAGCTGCAGTCGCTCATCGAGCGGGGCGGCATCGAGAAGGTGAAGGCCGCGGGCCGGTACGCGGTCGAGGCCACCGAGCAGAGCATGCGCCGCGGGATCGCGGACATCCCGGACGGGGACTACACCGTCGAGGACTTCCTCGACGAGGACGGCGTCACCGACGAGCCGATCCCCGTGCGGGTCACCGTCAAGGTCCGCGGAGACAGCATGGAGATCGACTTCTCCGGGTCCGGGCGACAGCCGCTGGGCAACTGCGGCACCGCGTGGTGCGAGGCGGTCCGCTGCATCGAGGCCGTGAAGCTGATGGTCGACCCGGCGACCCCGGTGAACAGCGGCACCCTGCGCCCGATCGAGACGCTGCTGCCGCAGGGCAGCGTCGTGTGCGTGCTGCCCCCGTCCAGCTGCTCCAACCACGCCGACATCGGTTCGCGCTGCATCAACGCGGTCGCGAGCGCGCTCAGCGATGCCATCGGGGACCGCTCGATCGCCTGCGACACCGGGACCGCGCTGGTCGTCAGCGTCGGCGGGATCGACACCCGCCGCGGGCACGAGGGCAACCCGTGGGGCGCGTTCGCGCTCGCCGGCGGCGGGTGGGGCGGGACCTGGAAGTCCGACGGCGTCTCGTTCTGCGTGACGCCGATCGGCAACTGCCGCACGTCGGTCCAGGAGCACGTCGAGATCGAGAGCCCCCTGATCGTCGCGCAGCACGAGATGCTCCTCGACACCGCGGGCGCGGGCGAGTACCGGGGTGGTCTCGGCTCGGTCTACACCCTCACGGCGCAGTCCGACACCGTCGTCACCATCACCTGCGACCGGATCCGGGTCGGCGCGCCCGGCGCCGCCGGAGCCGGCCCCGGATCGCCCGCGTTCGGCTGGTACATCGCCGGCTTCGACCTCGCCCGGCACGGCGACCCGCTGGACCTGCGGGGGGCGGAGCCGCTGTTCGGCATGTTCGACGACGACGGCCGTCCCGACCCCAACGACGGCGGCTTCTGCCGGGGCGCACGCTACGACACCGGCAAGTTCTCGGGCATGGTGCTGAAGGCCGGGGACGCCGTCCGGTTCGTCATCGGCGGCGGGGGCGGCTGGGGCGATCCGCTCCGGCGCGATCCCGACCTCCTGGAGAGCGACCTCCGCAACGGCCTGTACAGCCCGGAGTTCCTCGCGCTGGCCTTCGGCGCCGTCGTCGTCGACGGCCGGATCGACCGCGACGCCACGGCGGCGCGCCGCGCCGAGCTCACGCGCCGCCGCGACGCCGGTCAGTGGTCCGTGCCGATCGCCGCACCCGTCAACTGGACTCTCTAG
- a CDS encoding class I adenylate-forming enzyme family protein, which produces MSVPATPLGRLYARTHAEHADRAAVRDDRRELTFGELGTRSRRLAQAFRRAGAGPGERIALLSPNCCEWVEVEHAAALGGLLRVGLLPRLHTAELAHITADSEPAVVVVDGEWLAVHGRGWIPDSVAQVVVLGPTDVPAGCVPFEEFVAAGTDDELPLPEADADAWLLYTSGSTGHPKGVRTTHASIGALIRNALDALPPIGPGDTALHTAPVSHFSGGIAAVLTAAGGLNVLHRAFEPARVADLAEQGEITVLPLVPTMITMLLEELDRRGTPSGRVGDVRLLPYAGSAIRPDRAERARAWFGEAMQQVYGASEAMLPITTLRPGDHVPTVNERGLPRLASAGRVTRHVELEIVDEQRHPLPPGSDGEIRTRGEHVGPGYWRQPEATAETFSDGWAHTGDVGYLDENGYLFILDRRKDMIITGGFNVYPSEIENVVSSIPGVHEVAVVGAPSDRWGEEVTAFVVLADGTGSDVERIIRHCREHLGGYKVPKSVVVVDELPKTGTGKIQKQVLRADLWRGRDRRV; this is translated from the coding sequence ATGTCGGTTCCCGCGACGCCGCTGGGCCGGCTGTACGCCCGGACCCACGCCGAGCACGCGGACCGCGCGGCCGTCCGCGACGACCGCCGGGAGCTGACCTTCGGCGAGCTCGGCACCCGCTCCCGGCGGCTCGCGCAGGCGTTCCGGCGGGCCGGGGCCGGACCGGGGGAGCGGATCGCACTGCTCTCGCCGAACTGCTGCGAGTGGGTCGAGGTCGAGCACGCCGCGGCACTCGGCGGGCTTCTCCGGGTCGGTCTGCTCCCGCGGCTGCACACCGCGGAGCTCGCCCACATCACCGCCGACAGCGAGCCCGCCGTCGTCGTGGTGGACGGCGAGTGGCTCGCCGTCCACGGACGGGGCTGGATCCCCGACAGCGTCGCGCAGGTCGTCGTCCTCGGCCCGACGGACGTACCCGCCGGGTGCGTGCCGTTCGAGGAGTTCGTCGCCGCGGGCACCGACGACGAGCTCCCGCTGCCGGAGGCCGATGCCGACGCGTGGCTGCTGTACACGTCGGGCTCGACGGGCCACCCGAAGGGCGTCCGCACCACCCACGCCAGCATCGGGGCGCTGATCCGCAACGCCCTCGACGCGCTTCCCCCGATCGGCCCCGGTGACACCGCGTTGCACACGGCTCCGGTCAGCCACTTCAGCGGGGGGATCGCGGCCGTCCTCACCGCGGCCGGCGGCCTCAACGTGCTCCACCGGGCGTTCGAGCCCGCGCGGGTCGCCGACCTCGCCGAGCAGGGGGAGATCACCGTGCTCCCGCTCGTCCCGACGATGATCACCATGCTGCTGGAGGAGCTCGACCGGCGGGGCACGCCGTCCGGCCGGGTCGGCGACGTCCGCCTGCTGCCGTACGCCGGCTCCGCGATCCGGCCCGACCGGGCCGAGCGGGCACGCGCCTGGTTCGGCGAGGCGATGCAGCAGGTCTACGGCGCGAGCGAGGCGATGCTGCCGATCACCACCCTGCGACCGGGGGACCACGTTCCGACCGTGAACGAGCGAGGTCTGCCACGTCTGGCGTCCGCCGGACGGGTCACCCGGCACGTCGAACTGGAGATCGTCGACGAGCAGCGGCACCCGCTGCCGCCCGGCTCGGACGGGGAGATCCGGACCCGGGGCGAACACGTCGGACCCGGCTACTGGCGCCAGCCGGAGGCCACCGCCGAGACTTTCTCCGACGGCTGGGCACACACCGGCGACGTCGGCTACCTCGACGAGAACGGCTACCTGTTCATCCTCGACCGCCGCAAGGACATGATCATCACCGGCGGGTTCAACGTGTATCCCAGCGAGATCGAGAACGTCGTCTCCTCGATACCGGGTGTCCACGAGGTCGCCGTGGTCGGCGCCCCCAGCGACCGCTGGGGGGAGGAGGTCACCGCGTTCGTCGTGCTCGCGGACGGCACCGGGTCCGACGTGGAACGGATCATCCGGCACTGCCGGGAACACCTCGGCGGCTACAAGGTGCCGAAATCGGTCGTCGTCGTCGACGAACTACCCAAGACCGGAACAGGAAAGATCCAGAAGCAGGTCCTGCGTGCCGATCTGTGGCGCGGCCGGGACCGCCGGGTCTGA